One Festucalex cinctus isolate MCC-2025b chromosome 1, RoL_Fcin_1.0, whole genome shotgun sequence genomic region harbors:
- the st6galnac3 gene encoding alpha-N-acetylgalactosaminide alpha-2,6-sialyltransferase 3, protein MAWMWKRKSVIATGLVAVVSLFVVAVHLAEKPYFPWQPALGEAFGGHWAASKQPYQAFKPHPGYVSIPQQEPLKLKCELCSVVSSSGQMLGQAAGPLIDRSPCIWRMNNAPTRGFERDVGRRTTLRVVSHTSVPLLLQRPQHFFGQNNDTVYVVWGPLRNMRTDGKGVVYNMLRQAADSYPHARIYATTDDRMNYCDMVFKKETGKDRIQSGSYLSTGWFTLILAMDMCKEIHVYGMINDTYCKTEGYRKVPYHYYEAGSRDECAEYLLHESAPYGGHRFVTEKAVFAKWAKNHAIKFFNPAWRLS, encoded by the exons AGGAAGTCGGTGATCGCCACGGGACTGGTGGCGGTGGTGTCGCTCTTCGTGGTGGCCGTCCACCTGGCGGAGAAACCTTATTTCCCGTGGCAGCCCGCGCTGGGCGAGGCGTTTGGCGGCCACTGGGCGGCGTCCAAGCAGCCCTACCAGGCTTTCAAACCTCACCCGGGCTATGTCAGCATcccccaacaggaa CCCCTGAAGCTGAAGTGCGAGCTGTGCAGCGTGGTGTCCAGCTCGGGCCAGATGCTGGGCCAGGCGGCGGGGCCGCTCATCGACCGCTCGCCGTGCATCTGGCGCATGAACAACGCGCCCACGCGGGGGTTCGAGCGCGACGTGGGCCGGCGCACCACGCTGCGGGTGGTGTCGCACACCAGCGTGCCGCTGCTGCTGCAGCGGCCGCAGCACTTCTTCGGCCAGAACAACGACACGGTGTACGTGGTGTGGGGCCCGCTGCGCAACATGCGCACCGACGGCAAGGGCGTGGTCTACAACATGCTGCGGCAGGCGGCCGACAGCTACCCGCACGCGCGCATCTACGCCACCACCGACGACAGGATGAACTACTGCGACATGGTCTTCAAGAAGGAGACGGGCAAGGACAG gATCCAGTCGGGATCGTACCTCAGCACCGGCTGGTTCACGCTCATCCTCGCCATGGACATGTGCAAAGAGATCCACGTCTACGGCATGATCAACGACACCTACTGCAA GACCGAAGGCTACCGCAAAGTCCCCTACCACTACTACGAGGCCGGCAGCCGGGACGAGTGCGCCGAGTATCTGCTGCACGAGAGCGCCCCCTACGGTGGGCACCGCTTCGTCACCGAGAAGGCCGTGTTCGCCAAGTGGGCCAAAAACCACGCCATCAAGTTCTTCAATCCGGCCTGGCGGCTGTCGTGA